The nucleotide sequence GCTGCAATTAATAAATTTTATCCAAGTGCACAAGAAATTGGATATCGCAATAAATCTAAATACTTTTTAGAAGTTAAAAATAATATTTTGGTATGTAGTTCAAGTTTATTTAATTCAAACGAAACAATTACCGTTGATAATAATCCGATCGAAAATCCAATTTTGGCTAAGACAATAAAAAAAGTTGTCGCAGTAATTAACGAATATTATTTTTTACTCAAAAAGAACAAACGTCTTTACAATTACGAAAATATTTTAGGACGTGTTAATGAATTTGGTGATGTGTCACTGTCAATTACTATTCATCCTGATTATTCGATTCCGCAAGGTTTAATTGAAAGATTAAAACTTTTAGATTTGGTTGAATTATGAGAATTTAAAAAGACTAAATCAGGATATAAAAAACTTCAAATCATTACTAAAAAACCATTCAAAATGTATTTTGAGAATTTTGAATTCGACATTAAACCGGATTCATTTTTCCAAGTTGATTTACAAAGTTTTAAAAATGTTGTAAACGACATGAATGGAATTATCGAACAAGTCAAACCAAAAAGAATTGTCGATTTATACTGTGGTGTAGGTTTTTTAGGAATTGTAACTAACAAAAAAGACACTGAATTACTTGGAATCGATTTAAACGAAAATTCGATTGAAAGTGCTAAAGAAAACCTTAAAAATAACGGATTCAAAAATTTTGATTATAAGAAATTTGATTTAACACATTTTGATGAAAAAACAGAATTAAGAAATGATGATTTAGTTTTAGTTGATCCACCACGCGAAGGATTGACCGAAGATGTGATTAATTGATTAACTCGAAGCAAAATTCAGAACATTATCTATATTTCATGTGATATTAAAACTTTAATCCGCGATCTAAAAATATTTAGAGAAAATGGTCATAAAGTGAAATTATTAAACGCTTATGACAATTTTGCTCAAACATCTCATTTTGAATTGCTTTGCTGAATTGAAAAATAAATG is from Mycoplasmopsis pullorum and encodes:
- a CDS encoding class I SAM-dependent RNA methyltransferase, with the translated sequence MTKIRINDEIIVKANEVSYQGLGVFRDENFAIFVQGLYKDEEALIRITKVNKNFAFGHVLKYLSICESRIETPNKYLINSNIAPFFGIEYSEQFKWKQEYANKVINWNLKDFAAINKFYPSAQEIGYRNKSKYFLEVKNNILVCSSSLFNSNETITVDNNPIENPILAKTIKKVVAVINEYYFLLKKNKRLYNYENILGRVNEFGDVSLSITIHPDYSIPQGLIERLKLLDLVELWEFKKTKSGYKKLQIITKKPFKMYFENFEFDIKPDSFFQVDLQSFKNVVNDMNGIIEQVKPKRIVDLYCGVGFLGIVTNKKDTELLGIDLNENSIESAKENLKNNGFKNFDYKKFDLTHFDEKTELRNDDLVLVDPPREGLTEDVINWLTRSKIQNIIYISCDIKTLIRDLKIFRENGHKVKLLNAYDNFAQTSHFELLCWIEK